DNA from Salinispora arenicola:
ACATCGCCATCAATGCCGTGACCCAGGCATCCACCACACGCCGCCAGGGCCCGTACGGAGACCCCCGCGGCAGCCAACCCACCTGGCCCAACCCCAAAGGCTTCGTCAACGGCGACACCGAACCCACCGGACTGACTCGCCTCGGCGCCCGCCACTACGACGCCTCCATAGGCCGGTTCATCTCCGTCGACCCCATCCAAGACCTCGCCCAACCCCAGCAGTGGCAGGGTTACTCCTACGCCAACAACAACCCCATCACCTTCAGCGACCCCAGCGGCCTATACGTCACCGGCGACTCGGACGGCTACGTCCGGGCCTACCAAACCTCCTCCGGCACATACCAGTTCTTCGACTACACCCCGAAGACCAGTAAAACGACCGCCTCTCCACCGCCCCTCGTTGTTGCCGACACCCCCAACTACACGGTGACCGTCGACAACGACGGACAGGTGTACCTCAATACCTACCCGGTCCCCAAAGGCATCACTGCCGTCAAGGTAGCCGAGCTCCTCGAAGAGATGTGCGAGATTGATCAAGGCTACTGCGATCAAATCTTCTATTGCGGCAGCGGAGTCGTGTCCTGCGACGATCTGTATTCGGACGAAGAGGCCGTCATGGCCCTCGACGTCGTCTGCAATACGGGACTATGTGGACAGTCGGTTCGGATCGCGCTTAGCGATGACAAATATATCATCACCGCGCTTTCTGTAGGTATCTTCGAGGGTGGTGGCGGCGGAGCAAGGCCGGGGCCCAGGAGAGGCCCGTCCGCCCATGGAACGACCACATACAAGGCACAACTATCAGCCTGCAAGAACAGCTTCCTGCCCGGAACGCATGTCCTCATGGCAGACGGCTCCACCAAACCCATCGAGGATGTCAAGGTCGGCGACCTGGTAATAGCAACCGACCCCGAAACCTCGACAACCGAAGCGCGCCTAGTGACGCATATCATTGTCGGCGACGGAGTTAAGCAACTGGTCCAGATCGCAGCCAAGGAAGATGCACACAACGTAGGCAGTATCGTCGCCACCGACGAACACCCGTTCTACTCACCCGGCAAGGGCACCTGGACCGACGCCGAGGACCTTCGTGCCGGCGATCCCCTGCTCACCTCAGGATCAGAACACATCTATATTGCCTCCACGCGCTCCTGGTCCGAACATCAAAAGGTTTACAACCTCACAGTCGATGGCCTGCACACGTACTATGTGATAGCCGGCAACACGCCAGTCCTCGTACACAACACGAATGGTTGTTTCGGAAACTCGATTCCAACGGAGTCTCTCGATGTGATTAAGGGGATTCAGAGGGATGGCGTGCTTGGCCAAAGCGGGGCGATGGGGCCGACTGTCCCGAAAGTGTTCCGTAATGATGGTGGCACTGGTGGGCAGGTTCTCCCACGCACTACGGCTGGCGGAGATGCCATAACTTACCGTGAGTGGGGCACGGTTCCCGGCTCGGGAAACCCTAGGCCTGGCGGCGAACGAATTGTCACTGGATCTGATGGGTCTGTATACTACACTCCGGATCACTACCAAACCTTTATTAGGTACTGATGATGGCCAACTTCGACGACCTGTGGACCACTAGCCAACCCCGGATGCACGTGCTGTCAGATTCGACCGATATTGATTCTCTGCGCAGGTCAGTGCCTGTGTCTGGCGGGGTCGTGGTAAAGTTTGATGGTAGGCTAATGCGTACTGCTAGAGCGTTTTTTGCCGAGTTTGTTCGGGAGTTGCGCTTCCCCGAATACTTTGGTTGGAACTGGGCAGCATTCGCTGAGTGCATTACAGAATTGTCTGGGTGTCCTGCTCGTGCGTACTTGCTGGTAATCGAACGAGCGGATCTGTTGCTAGTGGACAGCCCTGCCGATCGGGAGATCTTCTTTCGGCTGATCAAGGACGTGTCTTCTGAATGGGCTAATTCGTTTGGGTTGGGTCCAGAGTGGGATGGCGGAGAGGTTCCTTTCAACGTTGTTCTACTTTGCTCCGATGAAGCGCGAATGCAGCTCGAAGGGGACG
Protein-coding regions in this window:
- a CDS encoding barstar family protein, giving the protein MMANFDDLWTTSQPRMHVLSDSTDIDSLRRSVPVSGGVVVKFDGRLMRTARAFFAEFVRELRFPEYFGWNWAAFAECITELSGCPARAYLLVIERADLLLVDSPADREIFFRLIKDVSSEWANSFGLGPEWDGGEVPFNVVLLCSDEARMQLEGDAGCRR